In Gouania willdenowi chromosome 17, fGouWil2.1, whole genome shotgun sequence, one DNA window encodes the following:
- the rgs5b gene encoding regulator of G-protein signaling 5b, whose translation MCRALESLPITCLERAKELKALFGSLLQKSDHNIAAHSKKSDGLRVNVNEPLQWKESFEKLLSSQNGLCLFRAFLVSEFSEENIAFYLACEDYRTTKTSKMPAKAKKIYNEFIGADAPREVNLDHLTKAITKDNMEQLDGTCFDLAQAKIYTLMEKDCYPRFLKSTTYLEMTRKAKRG comes from the exons GGCAAAGGAGCTGAAGGCTTTGTTTGGAAGCCTCCTACAGAAGTCTGATCACAACATCGCGGCTCATtcaaaaaaaagtgatggaCTGAG GGTGAATGTCAACGAGCCTCTGCAATGGAAGGAGTCGTTTGAGAAACTTTTGTCCAGCCAAA ATGGGCTTTGCCTGTTCCGAGCATTCCTGGTGTCAGAGTTCAGTGAGGAAAACATTGCTTTCTACTTGGCATGTGAAGACTACAGAACCACAAAGACTTCAAAAATGCCTGCCAAAGCGAAGAAAATCTACAACGAGTTCATTGGCGCCGACGCTCCGCGTGAG GTCAATCTGGACCATCTGACGAAAGCCATCACCAAAGACAACATGGAACAACTTGACGGGACCTGTTTCGACCTGGCCCAAGCCAAAATCTACACCCTGATGGAAAAAGACTGCTATCCTCGCTTCCTTAAATCCACAACGTACCTGGAAATGACAAGAAAGGCAAAGAGAGGCTAA